The sequence ACGTCGCAAACTTGAGGCGCTGCGGGGCCGCACCTGAGCAGATGCGCTGCACCTTGAGCCGCGCGTTGTAAACCTGGGCCACCTGCACGGTAAGCTCCTCCAGCTCCGTGCTCCCTGGTGCCTGCAGCAAGAACTGGCTCTCGTCGCCCCGTTTCACGTGCAGCAGAACCATGGTGGCCCCGGAGGCCCCGCCGAGACGGCGAGAAGGCCGGGGGAGGAGCGGGCCGCGGTCACCCGCCAGGCGAACCGCGTCGACCGACTAACTGCTGCTGGCAGTTAGGCCGGAACCCAGAGCTCCGGCCTCCGCTGTGCGGGGGGAACCAAACTCGCTCCCGGAAGTGGCTGTTGCCCGGAGAAACAGGAAACAAAGTTTGAGGGGCCACGACTCCAGGTCGGACTCCGGGGCTGGGGAAGCTACGGTGCGCGGAGATCTAGTTCTCCACTACAGGAAGCAGGTGCTGCTGAGCAACCCTCTACACAGTCCTGGAGGACCGCGGGTGCCTGAGCCTACCCGCCGAGCCGGATTCGCCCAGCACAGTTGCCGGAAGTGGTTGTTGTCGGGGCAACCAGCAAACAGACCAAGCAGCAGGAGGGGAGCGCGGACCTCCCAGTCCGCTGGCTTGGGGCCCGACACTCCACTCAAGGAGATGGGTGGAAGGGAAATTTCTAGGCCGGGAGTGGGTGGGGTGGTGGGCACCCGCAGGCGCCGAGCCCCTCAACAGCCTCCACAGGGCACCTGCGAGTCGCAGGAGCATTTCCGCCGGCTCCAATCCTCACTTCCGGAAACGCCTCCTGCCGCTTCCGGTCTGCGCCGTTTTGGAGAGGCTGTCCTGGCTCGCTCATGGTGCCTGTTTCCTCTGCTCGGGTTTTCAGCACGGAGGCGTTTGGGAAAGTGTCCATATTCCTTTGTTCAGGCTGATTCGGATATATCTAGAGTGACTCGAGCAGCTGCTAGTGCAGCGACCTCTTCCCACCCCGCCAACCATCCAGCCGACCACCAACCAACAAATTCCTATTGAAGAGCAATAGGGCTTGTGCTGTTTCTTCCAAGAGCCGGTGACATGGCTGCAGGTCCACAGCTTTCCTGGAGCTTATGTTCAGTGTAggtgacaaagagaaaacaaaagtaaacagacAAGGCAAATTCAAATAGAGGTATGAAGAAAACACGACAGGGCGACTGGCTTTTTAAATTGGTTGGTCAAAGAATGCCTAAATAAATGTGGATGACATTTGCACTGAGCCCTTAATAACATGGCGCCAACAAAACTAAGATACTGCGCAGCTCCTACCCCTAGTTATTTCCTTTGAAGCCCATTGCTAAATGCGAATTGATTTGAATATGGCAAGCACCTGCTACTTGGTATACCTGAAACCTTGGCTTCCTCCATTGAAAGTGTATCCCTAGAGTTCAGGGCCGAGTGGAGGAATTTTGTGACTGTAGGCCTGGAAATGCCCAAAGCCAATCCAGGGCCTCATATGAATACCATTAGGCTGGTAATGGCCAGAAGGGGTATGGCATCCAGGGAGGGATGTGTTTTCACCTCTAGTACTGTTGAGGCAGGGATCATGGAGACCCTGCAACATGCAGCACTGATCAGATTGGCACATGTCTCTCTTAGCTCCTGACCACTGGCTATTAGATTATCCCCATTTCTTCTGAATCCAGTTCTTTATCCATCATGCCTGCTTCAAATCTGGTTTACAGGTGCCTTCTGGGTAGTGTGACTGTTTATCCACAAACGTGTATTACAAGGTCTCGgggtataatttttaataatataaaatgaaaagtatagaAAAGCCATGTTTGTATTGGCGATCCAGTTTTGTTTAAATATGTAGTTTACGAACAGCATCTCTGGTGGGAAATCTGCCAAAGTGCCCCAGATGAGGCGGTTAaccatctttaatttttgtcagcaCCGATATTTGCCCTTGAGTTCCTCTTAACATTATTCTTTGGTTGTGTTCTTGTCAGTGTTCTCGTAAGGTCTTTTTCTTCTCATACGGGTCATATCTTGCAAGTTTGGTGTGCAGCTTTTTCTCGGTGTGGTTTACATGATTATAGATTATGAAAAACCCTGTTGTCTTGTCACCACCCAAATGGGTTCTGAATTTGAAGCCAAAGCTGACAAATGTGGGGTCTTGAGTACTTTGCTTATTGTCTGTAAATATTATAGGTACTGTTGCCTTTCTAGGATAAAGGGCATCCCATGACCATTTGTATCCGTTGAAGCAAACCACTGCGATGAACACTCTGGTCCAGATAATTAATGGGCCATTTGCCATGGCTGCTGGATATCAGGTAGCCAGGGAGGAAAAGAGCAAATTTTTactctattgaaaaaaaattttttaaataacgtTAACATGGGTATGTAGCCCTGAAGAATAGAGaatatcattttgcttttttttaggggaggtggggagggcacttttccttcggcatatggagcttcccaggctaggggtcaaattggcgctacagctgctggctgataccacagtcacagtaccaccagatctgagccttgtcttccacctacaccgcagctcatagcaacagtggatccttaacccactgagtgaggtcagggatcaaaccctcgtccttatggatactagttagatttgtcactgctgagccacaacaggaactcctacatgttttaaattttatataactgCTGTCACACTGTATTGTTTTGTAACTTGCTTTATGGCTCCACAATGAGATTCACTAATATGTCATTCACTTTTTCAGTGCTGTATACTATTCTACCGTATAGTCATGTCACTCCATTCCCCCCTTGATGGttagtttatttctagttttcacTGTTACAAACAATGCATGTCTTGGTTCATGTGTCCTAGAATTCTCtccaaatcaaaaaaaattttcttttcctgatttttagggatgcatgtgtagcatatggaagttcccggactaggggttgaaatggagctgctggcctacaccacagctcacgcaatgccagatcctttaacccactgaatggggccagggatcgaacctgcatcctcatggataccagttgggctcgttactgctgagccacaacaggaacttccaaatcaAATTTCTTCTGATAGAATATATGAACTTTTACTGGACATTGTTAAATTGCTCTTTAGAACTGATGTGCTAATTTGCCCTCTTACCAACAGTGCatgaatttccatttttccacATGCTTGCTAATCTTGATGTTGTCAGACCTATTTTTCTAACAGTAATAAATTGATGTTTTGATTTATGCATCATTGTTTTGTGAGTTTGGTTTTCCTGTGTTAATCACTTATGCTGTAGTCTGTGGACATGCAGGGCTCAGGCTCTGGATACAGATCATGTGGAGAGGCTGACAGGGAGAAATAAttgcaaaccacatatccaaCAAAGGTGAAGTATCTAGAATATTATATAAAGAACCCTCAAAAAcacatcagttaaaaaaaaagacaatatttagaaaatgggcaaaggacacaaatatatatttcagtaACGAAGACATTAGATGACAAATCAGCACATTAAAATATGTTCACCATCACTAGGAAGCACAAATTAAAGTCACAATGAAATATTCACTACTAAACTGGCTAAAATATAGTGacaagaggaattccctggtggctcagtgagttaaggatctggcattgtcactgctgtggcatgggttcaattcttggcctcaggACTTCTGCatctgtgggcacagccaaaaaaataatttttttttttttttaaagtaacaacaGCAAATGCAGGCAAGGATGCAGAGGAACTGGATCACTCATaaattgctgatgggaatgtaaaactgTCATTCTAAAATAGAGTttggcagtttaaaaaaaaatatccaagcATGCAACTACCCTGTGACCCACTTGtcctcctgggcatttatccccaAGAAACGAGAATTTCTGTTCACATAGAAACCtgagatgagggagttcccacagtggctcagtggaaatgaatccaactagtagccatgaggttgtgggtttgatctctggtgtggccgtgagctgtggtgatgtaggtcgaagatgcagtttggatcctgctttgctgtggctgtggtgtaggccggcagctacagctctgattcgactcctagcctgggaacctccatgtgctgtgggagtggccctaaaaagcaaaaaaaaaaaaccaaaaaaacaaaaaaaaccaaacagacctgagatgaatgttcatagcagcttcatTTACAATAGCCCTAAATTGggaacaacccagatgtcctccAATAATGGGTAAATGGTTAAGCCAGTTGTGGTCTGTCTATACTGTAGAATACTATGTAGCAATAAGAAGAAACAAACTATACATGCAATCTAGATGAATCTCCCCAGAATTATGCCAAGCTTAAAAAAGTCAATGCCAAAAGGTTGCAtaatatatgattccatttatgtaacattctTGAAGTGGCAAAATTAGAGAAATGGggactagtggttgccagaagtTAAGGACACAGGAGAGGGGCATGAGAtggcagggaagagagaaaagggcaaCATGAAGATCCTTGGTGATGGGAACATGCTGCATCAGTATCAATGTCCTATCTGCAGCCTTACTATAGTTTTGCAAAATGTTACCACTGAAGAAAATAGGAAAGGGTACATGGATCTCTCTCTAGTATTTCTTACCACAAATCTAcaattatctttaaataaaaagttttttttacaaAGCCTATGATTTCACTGCATACAATCTAcaattatctttaaataaaaagttttttacaAAGCCTGTTATCCTTATCTGTGACTTCTTAATCTGAGGTTAATGACTAAAACTGAACTATTGAATAATCAAGGTTATGGTTTTGAATagcaatctgaaaaaaaaaaaaaggcaatactcACAGGAACTACTGATCTCTTACTTTGGGTCTTTTAAGgtagtctcttcttttttttcttttttttggggggtggggagggcaagtTGTGCTTGCAATGTACAataattccctggctagggatcagacccaagccatagcagacAATACCAACTCCctaaccacgaggccaccagggaactctggtagTCTCTCCTTTAGTCTGGCTATTCATGTGCCTGTTTCCCCTCTGCTCCTGCTATTTCTCTTGCTGGGGGTAGAAAATCATTATTCGCGCCTCATGTGGTCTTTTCAAGCCAGCAAAATTTGGAATGAGGCCCCCACTCACAGACTAAGTGCAAGGCTTCTTAATGATGGTGAGTAATCTCAGAATAGCTTTCTTCTTACTTTTATCCCACGTATTCTGTAGAGAAGTGAAATAGATGAAGATAAGATCTTGAATTAATATACTTGATTTGACAGTAAGTGTTAATCCCAAACGTCAACTTAAATGGCTGAGAAAAATTCCTTCCTTTTGAGCAAAGTAGTCAACGTAATGACAGGTATATTTATTTCGTATGAGAGCACATTTCACAGGATATATACAGTGTTTATATACCACTGACTTTCATACTGTACTTCTATAAAGTATATAGTTATAAATATTGTATGCCACATAAGCAATAAAATTCTTACATATAAACAGCAATCTACTTTAGAGAACAAAGAATTCACAAAGAGATCCTTAGTGTCTAATTTCTCCTCTGCTTTTAACAGAACtggcaaatattttaataacacaTAGAATAATGGCTAGTTATCGGCAGCATACCTTTACGCCTTTCATAACTTTGTGCACTTTTTCAGCAACTTGCCCCAGAGAATTTCCTGATAAAGGCTGAGCTGCTGCATGATATGTTTATTTTAGACAGTAGCTGATATTCAATAGGAAACATTGCTCATGGAATTGCAATCTGCACTAGTGAACTTTATAATGAAGTATTTTGCTAATGGAAAGCAAATGCCTTATACACAAATCACATAGATGTTAAAACCACAGTTTCAACAAGTTAATTCACATTTTGAAGCACATTGCTTATAGTAATACTGCTGTTTAAAATATACTACTGCTGAAATGATTAGAACCCCAAAAAGCACACTATAAAACTCACGAGAGTTATTTCTAACAGCAAATCCTGGCTGTTAATAGAGAGAGGATTACTTATATAAATATAGTATTCTGGTAACATTTGAGCATTTAGAAAAGTGCTTTTTTTCCTAATAGATTTGCCTGATGTGGTTAAGTACGATGCAGTTTTGCTGtgctttttacattttacatcttCTTGGCCATGAACTCAATTTTCTGATATTCCCCAATGCACATCTTTCAAGGTTAAATGTGGACGATGGAAGGTAGGTGGACACACACAAGTCTATGTATAAAAAACATAAGTCTTGATGGGTAAAGGTGATTTCAACCTACACTGACAACAAAAGAACCACTGCTCAAGGAGTTTTCTGATTGGGATGATTTAATGATATCAAAAGTCTCCATTCTGTATAAATTCTGTGTACGTCTTCACAAAATTAATCAAAGCAGGATCAGCTGCATGTTGGCAGTGCAGGAGACGATTCCACAGCTAGTTGGGGGGGGTAACCTCTGAAAACCTAAAGCAGCATCACAGACATGTCATAGCCtcgggagaggggagagagaacacGCACTGGGTAGATTCCAATTCAGGGCACCCAGAGGATGGGGTTCCTGAGTGGGAAGCAGTGAATCCAAAAGTGTGGGAGGGCCGGCCGTGGGCAGACATGTTAATGTACATTTAGCTCTAATGGTTCTCACCGAGCTGGGTGGCCTGTGCCTTCCTGAGACCTAAGGCCAGCTTGcctattttttttggctatgcccacggcatgtagaagttcgcaggccagggatcgaacctgaacctcagcagtgacctgtgccacaacagtgacaatgctcgGTCTTTAAcagctaggctaccagggaactcccagcaggcTTTTTTGAAAGAGCTGGAGTGTCTGTCCACATGACACTGATCGCACAATCTGCAGCGTCCAGCTGCTGCAAGAAGCTCGTCCCACAAAAAAGCATGCAGAGGCGCTGGAGTGGGAAGTGACAAGGGTGTGTGTTGGAGGGGCGGGTGTGGAATGGTGGCAAAATCCGGTTCTGTATTGGGATCATTCTAGTTttggaaagaaaagtaagaagatgtccaaatttcatttttagcCATCCTTTTGAtaatgaaatactgaaaaaagAACTCTGATAGAACTTCTAAATAAAAACTTGGTCTGACTTATACCCTATAATTTAAATTATGGATTTTACCAATATGtaagtgtgtgtatttgtatatgtgtgtgtgtgtgtgtggatatacacttaaaaaaaaaggtctttttaaattctgttccAGTATAACTTTGACAGCTCTTTGGTAAATACTTATAAACACCAATTGTTGACAAGTACGAAAGGGCTGGCAGTCATGTCAGCTAGAAGCTGTTTGGGCTTTTTGAGATTCTTTAAAGGAGACTAACAAAGAGTTTCTGAATAAGGACTATTTTCTAAAGTAGTTTCGAGCACTTTTTATGGCTTCTAATCTCTCTTATCCAAACAGAAACACGCCGAACTTCCAGTTAATAACGAGAAGgatttttccttatttccaaTATACACATAGTCCAACTCTGTACACATTAAATAGTGGTATTTCAATGACAACAGCAGTGCACTTTACAAGGACTTATTGCACATAATGAAGAACGAATGCCCCATTCATTTGGCTCTACTCGGCCGAAACATTATCTTTCTGTCAAATCTAGCTCGGGTGATGCCTTAGACGCCAAGGCCGTGAAAGGCTGTGCTGGAGCGGGGGCGCCGGGTGGGTGCAGGGGGACGGGCGGAGGAGGAGGTCTTCTCGTGGGCAACACACAGAAAGCAACATCGGTACCTGGAGTCCAGTCATCACCGAAGCTCACCTTGGAGCCAGAGGACGAACTCGGCTGATGACCCCGCGAGTCTGGACCAGTGGGCCTTGACCTCCCTGCCACACCAAAGTCCTCTTCTTCCTCGAAGGTCACCCAGCCTCTGGGGTTGCTGACTTTGACTGCGGGCGGGCCCTTCGGGTCAAAACTGTCCTTAAAGCCCTCCAGCGACGATGCAGGCTTGATCTCACCAAGAGGcttcagagaagggaaaggactCTGAGCAACAGGCTGTTCTTGggagaaccatgaagttgcctcTGATTCTTGAGACCCAGCTCTAAAGGGGTTTCCGGGAGCGGCAGTCCTGTCGGTGAAAGGGTTTGTGCCGCTCGAGCTCGTGACGAATGGGTTTGGCGAACAGCGTGTGTTTTCCTGGGATTTACTCCGGG is a genomic window of Sus scrofa isolate TJ Tabasco breed Duroc chromosome 13, Sscrofa11.1, whole genome shotgun sequence containing:
- the LOC102160250 gene encoding 40S ribosomal protein S24-like gives rise to the protein MANGPLIIWTRVFIAVVCFNGYKWSWDALYPRKATVPIIFTDNKQSTQDPTFVSFGFKFRTHLGGDKTTGFFIIYNHVNHTEKKLHTKLARYDPYEKKKTLREH